The following proteins come from a genomic window of Citrobacter europaeus:
- a CDS encoding terminase endonuclease subunit, with product MATPAQRHAMRVSAVRASQRDNAPLRHASPYEQMLVKLAADRRTLSAIRSKERKADKKRELLPLYLPWVAGVLESGTGAQDDILMTVMLWRLDAGDITGAVEIARYALRFGLSMPENHSRPAPYMLAEEVALAALRARIGGEPVDAAQLLEVIGLTDAADMPDEVRARLHKVTGLTLRDAGQLPDALAHLQRALQLDTHAGVRKDIETLTRELNPKPVAVKKTAPKAAKKAPAKKQDSPVKRGRGRPKKVAG from the coding sequence ATGGCAACCCCCGCACAGCGTCACGCGATGCGGGTCTCGGCTGTCAGGGCATCGCAGCGGGATAACGCCCCGCTGCGTCATGCCTCACCTTACGAGCAAATGCTCGTCAAGCTGGCCGCAGACCGCAGGACGCTATCAGCCATTCGTTCTAAAGAGCGCAAAGCGGATAAAAAACGCGAATTACTCCCGCTGTACCTGCCGTGGGTCGCTGGCGTACTGGAAAGCGGCACCGGCGCACAGGATGACATTCTGATGACGGTGATGCTCTGGCGTCTGGATGCGGGGGATATCACCGGCGCTGTTGAGATTGCGCGCTATGCCCTGCGTTTTGGCCTGTCGATGCCGGAAAACCATTCCCGCCCCGCGCCTTACATGCTGGCCGAAGAGGTCGCGCTCGCGGCTCTCCGCGCCCGTATCGGCGGTGAGCCGGTCGACGCTGCACAACTGCTCGAGGTCATCGGGCTGACCGATGCCGCCGATATGCCTGACGAAGTGCGCGCCCGACTGCATAAGGTCACCGGTCTGACCCTGCGTGATGCCGGTCAGCTTCCTGATGCACTGGCGCACCTGCAACGCGCCTTACAGCTCGACACCCACGCCGGGGTAAGAAAAGACATTGAGACCCTCACTCGTGAGCTGAACCCGAAACCGGTCGCCGTCAAAAAAACGGCGCCGAAAGCCGCGAAAAAGGCACCCGCGAAAAAACAAGATTCACCGGTGAAACGAGGGCGGGGACGCCCGAAGAAAGTCGCCGGTTAA
- a CDS encoding phage major capsid protein, P2 family has translation MRKETRFKFNQYLSRIAELNGIATSDLDKKFTVEPSVTQTLFDKIQQSSSFLKLINMVTVGELTEEKVGIDVTGSIASTADTDGGVERKTADFAKMDAYRYFCHPVNFDYHLKYNKLDLWARFQDFQIRIRNAIIKRQALDYITIGFNGVSRAATSDRSKNPLLQDVAVGWLQKYRNDAPERVMSSVTDADGTVISNTIKVGKGGHYANLDALVMDAFESLVAEIHRENPEMVVICGRRILTDKYFPMINKFQANSEQLAGELIISQKTIGQLQAVRAPFFPANSVFITTLDNISIYLYEDGHRRHIVENPKLDQVENYEQVKVDFVIEDYEAGCLIENIEILEPEEPATSEPVSAEVFAAAMVKAMQSLTGSAPAEIGTTDGKEA, from the coding sequence ATGCGTAAAGAGACCCGTTTTAAATTCAATCAGTACCTGAGCCGTATCGCCGAGCTGAACGGCATCGCGACCAGCGACCTCGACAAAAAATTCACCGTCGAGCCGTCGGTGACGCAGACCCTGTTTGACAAAATCCAGCAGTCGTCCAGCTTCCTGAAGCTCATCAACATGGTGACCGTTGGCGAGCTGACTGAAGAGAAGGTCGGCATCGATGTGACCGGCTCCATTGCCAGCACCGCTGACACCGACGGCGGCGTCGAGCGTAAAACCGCTGATTTCGCGAAAATGGATGCGTACCGCTATTTCTGTCACCCGGTGAACTTCGACTATCACCTGAAGTACAACAAACTCGACCTGTGGGCGCGTTTTCAGGATTTTCAGATTCGCATTCGCAACGCCATCATCAAGCGTCAGGCGCTGGATTACATCACCATCGGCTTTAACGGCGTGAGCCGGGCGGCGACGTCTGACCGTAGCAAAAACCCGTTACTTCAGGATGTGGCTGTCGGCTGGTTGCAGAAATACCGCAATGACGCGCCTGAGCGCGTGATGTCCAGCGTCACCGACGCTGACGGCACCGTAATTTCGAACACCATCAAAGTGGGTAAAGGGGGGCATTACGCCAACCTCGACGCGCTGGTCATGGATGCTTTCGAGTCGCTGGTCGCGGAAATTCACCGCGAGAACCCGGAAATGGTTGTCATCTGTGGTCGCCGTATCCTGACCGACAAATACTTCCCGATGATTAACAAATTCCAGGCAAACAGCGAACAGCTCGCCGGTGAGCTGATTATCAGCCAGAAAACCATCGGTCAGCTTCAGGCGGTGCGCGCGCCGTTCTTCCCGGCAAACAGCGTTTTCATTACCACGCTGGATAACATTTCGATTTATCTGTACGAGGACGGTCACCGCCGCCACATCGTCGAAAATCCAAAACTCGACCAGGTGGAAAACTACGAACAGGTCAAAGTCGATTTCGTTATCGAGGACTACGAGGCCGGGTGCCTGATTGAAAATATCGAGATTCTCGAGCCGGAAGAACCCGCCACCTCTGAACCAGTGAGCGCGGAAGTCTTTGCGGCGGCAATGGTCAAGGCGATGCAGTCTCTGACAGGCAGCGCACCGGCTGAAATTGGCACCACTGACGGCAAGGAGGCATAA